ACCTATCCTCTCAACTGAAGGTCTGAGATGGGTTGACTAGTTGTTGCTTGTAGTAAAGGTTTAAGGTAGCATGGCTAACAACCATTATTTTTTCAAGTCTTAAGTGAAAAGGTCTTGTGTTTTGAACTGATAGAGCATGCTGCAGTGAGAGTACTTGCTTAAGTTTGCTCAAACGATAGTAGAGAGAAAACCTCACTAAAAACGAGACTTCAGAGTTTATTCCTATTAGAACCAAATGTGAGCGAAAGAACTGAACCGAAGCTTAGTAGTTGACGATGAATCGAAACTGACCAGAATCGTGCGATGGAAGGAGTAATTACGAAGTTTGGAGCTGAGAGAAACTATGAGCTGCAGCATGCAAAATTGTCAACACAAGATTCAGAAAATCCATCACAGGAGCAATAAGAACAACAACAGTTTTAGTAGCTTGCATGAACAAGTGGAGCAAACTGCTCAGAGGTACATCTCGTGGCGATCGTACATGGACGAACTAATACATCAGCCAGTGAGTATCCTCGTATACACTTTGAAAACAATTTCAGCATCGGACTTAGTAGACACTTGCAGGAGAGAAGAAGTTGCTGTGCCCTCCAGCGTGAAGATTGGCGGCGGCATTGCACCTCCTCTCGTTCTCGAGCGCCTCTTCGGCCTTCCACGCTTCTTCAAATGGATCATGGAAGATGATCGGCAGCGGGTTGTAAGTCCCCACGTCTTGAACAATGGATGACTTGTCGTTGGTCGAGACAGCCTCCCGCTCCTGCTCTTCTGCTCCTTCATCGAGTATAGCCCTAAGGAACTCCAGCTCGTCAGCTTCGAGCGGGACGATTTCTTCTGCAGCATCAGCGAAAAGCTTTTGCGGCCCCTCTGGTTCCAAGTAGAAATTCTGTTCGATGCTGTTAGTAGCTCCGACCGGGAGATCTTCCTCCACTTGTAACCCGAGAAGCTCATCGATTGTGCAACAGAACCGGTCCATGTCGTCGTCAGCTTCAGGTACGGACTCATCCGGCAAGAAATCCGGTGCTGCAGCGGTGAACGACGGTGTGGCAGGTGCCGGGACGGGGACAGCACCGCTCATCCTCTTCTTGGGGCGCGGAGGATGAGGATCGGCGGCGGCAGCCGGCGCTGGCCTCTTCTGCGCGTGCGTGCTCGGGGTCACGGCCTCTGGTTGCTGTTGCTGAAGCTTGTATGCTTCCGATTCCTGGCGGGCCGCGTCAGGAGCATGCTGAGCCAAGTGCATCTTGCAGAACACCTTCACCCCGTCGGAGACGGTGGCCTCCGGCAGCAGGCACCGGTATTCCTCCATGACCCAGCCCgtggacttgcccttcttcttgaaggaCAGGTTCTTGACCTCGCCGACCTTGACTCCCGCGTGGCAAATCTCCGTGGTCTTCTGTATGG
The sequence above is drawn from the Triticum aestivum cultivar Chinese Spring chromosome 7A, IWGSC CS RefSeq v2.1, whole genome shotgun sequence genome and encodes:
- the LOC123153228 gene encoding uncharacterized protein; the protein is MEGLDVDDIFHHYRLSPTEVDAVTYYLPRLLSGETLHAVDKLIHRVEISGCEPKDLAARYAPVPQAVSSGDRFFFTTCKSKNGSKLQSVRGAGGGTWTIQKTTEICHAGVKVGEVKNLSFKKKGKSTGWVMEEYRCLLPEATVSDGVKVFCKMHLAQHAPDAARQESEAYKLQQQQPEAVTPSTHAQKRPAPAAAADPHPPRPKKRMSGAVPVPAPATPSFTAAAPDFLPDESVPEADDDMDRFCCTIDELLGLQVEEDLPVGATNSIEQNFYLEPEGPQKLFADAAEEIVPLEADELEFLRAILDEGAEEQEREAVSTNDKSSIVQDVGTYNPLPIIFHDPFEEAWKAEEALENERRCNAAANLHAGGHSNFFSPASVY